The Thermoanaerobaculia bacterium genome has a window encoding:
- a CDS encoding ATP-dependent Clp protease ATP-binding subunit, whose translation MFEKFNEKARRALFFARYEASKLGSRVIESEHVLLGILREGEETVTELFRRFHARPEDVRREIEGERVFVERISSTAELPLSEESKKILAYAAHEAESMLHAAVGSEHLLVGILRVEGSVAARILTQQSFDVYTLREEVLAIAKEREASLQKKELPFLSEYSRDLTALATQGSFDPLIGREREVERIVQILSRRTKNNPILLGEPGVGKTAIVEGLALRIVEGRVPIFLAQKRVLALDLSLIVAGTKYRGQFEERLKGILKELKESKDIIVFVDEIHSLIGAGSAEGSLDAANILKPALSRGEVSCIGATTIKEYRKFIEKDRSLLRRFQSVQVSPPNQEETLQILDGVKDRYESFHKVRYSSDALRRAIYQTSRYITDRFQPDKAIDVIDEAGAKVKLRKVKDTQNLRRLEQEIRQVVRDMKSAISEKNFESAVFLREREIELREDLERMGAASDEDAELEVTTRDIEEVIAAWTGIPVSSLQEDEAERLLHMEETLRKHVVGQEMAISGISRAIRRSRLGVANPQRPMGSFIFLGPSGVGKTEVARRLAEFLFGSQHALVRFDMSEYMEKHAVSKLIGSPPGYIGHEEGGQLTERVRRQPYSLVLFDEIEKAHPDVANLLLQILDDGTLTDAYGNQVDFKNTLLLMTSNIGSKLVLRGGRMGFGSQDAEEAFRRVEDEILSELRRSFSPEFINRVDEVIVFHPLGESELRAIVDLLLDDVNVTLAQRNLRVEVSPAGKEWLLRRAGIDASTGARPLRRTIQRHVQDTISELLIRSSKQDFEVIEADVEGSGLTVRARPRELEPSRT comes from the coding sequence GTGTTCGAGAAGTTCAACGAGAAGGCGCGTCGGGCGCTGTTTTTCGCCCGCTACGAGGCTTCCAAGCTCGGCAGCCGGGTCATCGAGTCCGAGCATGTGCTGCTCGGAATTCTGCGCGAGGGCGAAGAGACGGTCACCGAGCTCTTCCGCCGGTTCCATGCCCGTCCGGAAGACGTCCGGCGCGAGATCGAAGGAGAGCGCGTTTTCGTCGAGCGCATCTCGTCCACGGCGGAGCTGCCGCTTTCCGAGGAGTCCAAGAAGATCCTCGCCTACGCCGCCCACGAAGCCGAGTCGATGCTGCACGCGGCGGTGGGTTCGGAGCATCTTCTGGTCGGCATCCTGCGCGTCGAGGGCTCCGTCGCGGCGCGCATCCTGACGCAGCAGAGTTTCGACGTCTACACCCTGCGGGAAGAGGTTCTGGCGATCGCCAAGGAGCGCGAGGCGTCGCTCCAGAAGAAAGAGCTGCCGTTCCTCTCGGAGTACAGCCGCGATCTCACCGCGCTCGCCACCCAGGGCAGCTTCGACCCGCTGATCGGCCGCGAACGCGAAGTCGAGCGCATCGTGCAGATCCTGTCGCGGCGCACCAAGAACAATCCGATTCTGCTGGGCGAGCCCGGAGTCGGGAAGACCGCGATCGTCGAAGGGCTGGCGCTGCGCATCGTCGAAGGGCGCGTGCCGATCTTCCTGGCGCAGAAGCGCGTGCTGGCGCTCGACCTGTCGCTGATCGTCGCCGGCACCAAGTATCGCGGGCAGTTCGAGGAGCGCCTCAAGGGCATCCTCAAGGAGCTCAAGGAGTCGAAGGACATCATCGTCTTCGTCGACGAGATCCACTCCCTGATCGGCGCCGGCTCGGCCGAAGGCTCGCTCGACGCCGCCAACATCCTCAAGCCGGCGCTGTCGCGCGGCGAGGTGAGCTGCATCGGCGCCACGACGATCAAGGAGTACCGGAAGTTCATCGAGAAGGACCGCTCGCTCCTGCGGCGGTTCCAGTCGGTGCAGGTCTCGCCGCCGAACCAGGAGGAGACGCTGCAGATCCTCGATGGCGTGAAGGATCGCTACGAGTCGTTCCACAAGGTGCGGTACTCGAGCGACGCGCTGCGCCGGGCGATCTACCAGACCTCGCGCTACATCACCGACCGCTTCCAGCCCGACAAGGCGATCGACGTCATCGACGAAGCCGGGGCGAAGGTCAAGCTGCGCAAGGTCAAGGACACCCAGAACCTCCGGCGTCTGGAGCAGGAGATCCGGCAGGTGGTCCGCGACATGAAGAGCGCGATCTCGGAGAAGAACTTCGAATCGGCGGTGTTCCTGCGCGAGCGTGAGATCGAGCTGCGCGAGGACCTCGAGCGGATGGGGGCGGCCTCCGACGAGGACGCCGAGCTCGAAGTGACCACCCGGGATATCGAGGAGGTCATCGCCGCCTGGACCGGGATCCCCGTCTCGAGCCTTCAGGAGGACGAGGCGGAGCGGCTCCTGCACATGGAGGAGACGCTGCGCAAGCACGTCGTGGGGCAGGAGATGGCGATCTCGGGCATCTCCCGCGCCATCCGCCGCTCGCGCCTCGGCGTTGCCAACCCGCAGCGGCCCATGGGGTCGTTCATCTTTCTCGGACCTTCGGGAGTGGGCAAGACCGAGGTCGCGCGCCGGCTCGCCGAGTTCCTCTTCGGCTCGCAGCACGCCCTGGTGCGTTTCGACATGAGCGAGTACATGGAGAAGCATGCCGTCTCCAAGCTCATCGGATCCCCCCCGGGCTATATCGGCCACGAGGAGGGCGGGCAGCTCACGGAACGAGTCCGCCGGCAGCCGTACTCCCTCGTCCTGTTCGACGAGATCGAGAAGGCCCACCCGGATGTCGCCAACCTCCTGCTGCAGATCCTCGACGATGGCACCCTGACCGACGCCTACGGCAACCAGGTGGACTTCAAGAACACTCTCCTGCTCATGACCTCGAACATCGGGTCGAAGCTGGTTCTGCGGGGCGGCCGGATGGGCTTCGGCAGCCAGGACGCGGAAGAGGCCTTTCGCCGGGTGGAGGACGAGATCCTCTCCGAGCTCCGCCGGTCTTTCAGCCCGGAGTTCATCAACCGGGTGGACGAGGTGATCGTCTTCCACCCGCTGGGGGAGAGCGAGCTCCGGGCCATCGTCGACCTGCTCCTCGACGACGTCAACGTGACGCTGGCGCAGCGCAATCTCCGTGTCGAAGTGTCGCCGGCGGGGAAGGAATGGCTGCTGCGCAGGGCCGGAATTGACGCCTCGACGGGGGCGCGACCCCTAAGGCGGACGATTCAGCGTCATGTGCAGGATACAATCTCCGAGTTGCTGATCCGTTCGAGCAAGCAGGACTTCGAAGTGATCGAGGCCGATGTGGAGGGTTCCGGGCTCACGGTGCGGGCGCGACCGCGAGAGCTGGAACCCAGCAGGACCTGA
- the bamA gene encoding outer membrane protein assembly factor BamA: MRHVQRWLLVVIFLLAAGARAETIREVEFRGLHLLAEETVKYYLGLTDGQELDEGALNRAIEELWRRNLIDDLKIEKVEAAGGVKLIVTVTERPILRSLDFKGLKRLSRTDITERITKESISVREGSPISLGEIKRLQTTIEEMYREKGFRFAQADFLLEEVAPTERRVVFTIDEAEKVRIGDIKFADNTVYGDWRLKWAMSKTKESNLLWRMLKKDIYNPATIAEDLVKVKDLYRGAGYKNARLDEPILSVREKGSGKRSLGIGIPVVEGARFKLGEVKIEGNQVFNQQFLAAQFSRPRGGWLRSSMIDKGLESVEDAYKNYGHIFANFDTQLVERGDDVADIEIKITEGDQYRVGRMEFEGNTRTRDKVLRREFRIQEGTLLNMGAIKGSLFKVNQLGYFKLNEDDPIVFENFDTEKKTVDVKVKGVESDRTELQVGAGWSETYGFFGQLSVRTQNFLGRGETVGLSFQSGRYQDEYGLSYYIPWWLDRPQSIGLQLFKSDLNYSQYASQQSERRSEGAVLTYGRNFGLFGSGSVSYTISQSQDRLFYTGPLDAIVELSYDIANSSIQPVYTFDSRDSRLETTRGWNLVGSLEYAGGFLGGDNYFWRPEVHLSRFQPLTFSPVKTLLALNLEAGQVIPFDGREVVPLERYFIGGENSVRGFQFRSIYVRDENTNLPVLQDGYFKGGDKFLQMNLELQVLVGGPFRVIAFVDGGNVYDDDQSLDPSNIRTSAGGELRIFVPIFGAPLRFIYASNLDPLPDDRFESFQFSIGATF, encoded by the coding sequence ATGAGGCATGTTCAGCGTTGGCTGCTGGTCGTAATCTTCCTGCTCGCTGCAGGTGCGCGCGCAGAGACCATCCGCGAAGTCGAGTTCCGGGGGCTGCACCTGCTCGCGGAGGAGACCGTCAAGTACTACCTCGGCCTGACCGACGGGCAGGAGCTCGACGAGGGCGCCCTGAATCGCGCCATCGAGGAGCTGTGGCGGCGCAACCTGATCGACGACCTGAAGATCGAGAAGGTCGAGGCGGCGGGCGGCGTCAAGCTGATCGTCACCGTGACCGAGCGCCCGATCCTCCGGTCGCTGGACTTCAAGGGCCTGAAGCGCCTCTCCCGGACCGACATCACCGAACGCATCACGAAGGAGTCGATCTCGGTCCGCGAGGGCTCGCCGATCTCGCTCGGCGAGATCAAGCGGCTTCAGACGACGATCGAGGAGATGTACCGGGAGAAGGGCTTCCGCTTCGCCCAGGCCGACTTTCTCCTCGAGGAGGTCGCCCCGACCGAGCGCCGGGTGGTGTTCACGATCGACGAAGCCGAGAAGGTCCGGATCGGCGACATCAAGTTCGCCGACAACACGGTCTACGGTGACTGGCGTCTGAAGTGGGCGATGAGCAAGACGAAGGAGTCGAATCTCCTTTGGCGGATGCTCAAGAAGGACATCTACAACCCGGCCACCATCGCCGAGGACCTCGTGAAGGTCAAAGATCTCTACCGCGGCGCCGGCTACAAGAACGCCCGGCTCGACGAGCCGATCCTCAGCGTGCGGGAGAAGGGGAGCGGCAAGCGCAGCCTCGGAATCGGGATCCCGGTCGTCGAGGGCGCGCGCTTCAAGCTCGGCGAGGTCAAGATCGAAGGCAACCAGGTTTTCAACCAGCAGTTTCTGGCGGCGCAGTTCTCGCGCCCGCGCGGCGGCTGGCTGCGGTCGTCGATGATCGACAAGGGTCTCGAATCGGTCGAGGATGCCTACAAGAACTACGGACACATCTTCGCCAACTTCGACACCCAGCTGGTCGAGCGCGGAGACGACGTCGCCGACATCGAGATCAAGATCACCGAAGGCGACCAGTATCGCGTCGGGCGGATGGAGTTCGAAGGCAATACCCGCACGCGCGACAAGGTCCTGCGTCGGGAGTTCCGGATCCAGGAGGGCACCCTGCTGAACATGGGCGCCATCAAGGGGAGCCTGTTCAAGGTCAACCAGCTCGGCTATTTCAAGCTCAACGAGGACGATCCGATCGTCTTCGAGAACTTCGACACCGAGAAGAAGACGGTGGACGTGAAGGTGAAGGGCGTCGAGAGCGATCGCACCGAGCTCCAGGTAGGCGCAGGCTGGAGTGAAACCTACGGCTTCTTCGGACAGCTCTCCGTGCGGACCCAGAACTTCCTCGGCCGAGGCGAGACGGTGGGCCTCTCCTTCCAGTCCGGCCGCTACCAGGACGAGTACGGCCTCTCGTACTACATTCCATGGTGGCTCGACCGCCCCCAGAGCATCGGCCTGCAGTTGTTCAAGAGCGACCTCAACTACTCGCAGTACGCCAGTCAGCAGTCGGAGCGCCGCAGTGAAGGCGCGGTCCTCACCTACGGGCGCAACTTCGGTCTGTTCGGCAGTGGCAGCGTCAGCTACACGATCTCGCAATCCCAGGACAGGCTGTTCTACACCGGGCCGCTGGATGCCATCGTCGAGCTGAGCTACGACATCGCGAATTCGTCGATTCAGCCGGTCTACACCTTCGACAGCCGCGACAGCCGGCTCGAGACGACGCGCGGTTGGAACCTCGTCGGCTCGCTCGAATACGCCGGCGGCTTCCTCGGCGGCGACAACTACTTCTGGCGTCCCGAAGTCCACCTCTCCCGCTTCCAGCCGCTCACGTTCTCGCCGGTCAAGACCCTGCTGGCGCTCAACCTGGAGGCCGGACAGGTCATCCCGTTCGACGGCCGCGAGGTCGTCCCGCTCGAGCGCTATTTCATCGGCGGCGAGAACAGTGTCCGCGGGTTCCAGTTCCGGTCGATCTACGTGCGTGACGAGAACACGAACCTGCCGGTGCTCCAGGATGGGTACTTCAAGGGCGGCGACAAGTTCCTGCAGATGAACCTCGAGCTCCAGGTTCTGGTCGGCGGGCCGTTCCGGGTCATCGCCTTCGTCGACGGCGGCAACGTCTACGACGACGACCAGAGCCTCGACCCCTCCAATATCCGTACCTCGGCAGGTGGCGAGCTGCGCATCTTCGTGCCGATCTTCGGCGCTCCCCTGCGATTCATTTATGCTTCGAACCTGGACCCTCTGCCCGATGACCGGTTCGAGAGCTTCCAATTCAGCATCGGCGCAACTTTCTGA
- a CDS encoding purine-nucleoside phosphorylase, which yields MRHWQEELVQAVARWRELGRPVPDVALVAGSGLSVDLGVPIAGPEPLADWLPFPVLSVPGHRHEVELLELPGGRRVLYFRGRIHGYQGYTPADVVFPIRFAALLGTKTLVMTNAAGGVRPEWPAGTLAAVSDQLNLTGGNPLSGDPPAAWGARFPDMLDAFDPGLRELAGRRARDLGFELQEGVYAGLNGPSYETPAEVRMLRILGADLVGMSTVHEIVAARHLGMKCLVLSLVANPGAGVTDAPLHHEEVLEAGRAAASRVKSLLAALLGDPALD from the coding sequence ATGCGCCACTGGCAGGAGGAACTCGTGCAGGCCGTCGCCCGCTGGCGGGAGCTCGGACGCCCGGTGCCCGACGTCGCCCTGGTCGCCGGCTCCGGGCTTTCCGTCGACCTTGGAGTGCCGATCGCCGGCCCCGAACCGCTCGCCGATTGGCTGCCGTTCCCGGTACTTTCGGTCCCCGGGCACCGGCACGAGGTGGAGCTTCTCGAGTTGCCGGGCGGCCGCCGTGTCCTCTACTTCCGCGGGCGCATCCACGGCTACCAGGGCTATACGCCGGCCGACGTCGTCTTCCCGATCCGCTTCGCGGCGCTCCTCGGCACGAAGACGCTCGTCATGACCAACGCCGCCGGGGGCGTCCGCCCGGAATGGCCCGCAGGGACACTCGCAGCGGTTTCCGACCAGCTGAATCTCACCGGCGGCAACCCGCTGTCGGGGGACCCACCCGCGGCCTGGGGGGCGCGCTTTCCCGACATGCTCGACGCCTTCGACCCAGGGCTGCGCGAGCTCGCCGGGAGGCGGGCAAGGGACCTCGGCTTCGAGCTCCAGGAGGGGGTCTACGCCGGCCTCAACGGACCGAGCTACGAGACCCCGGCGGAGGTTCGAATGCTGCGCATCCTGGGCGCCGATCTCGTCGGGATGTCGACCGTCCACGAGATCGTCGCCGCCCGGCACCTCGGGATGAAGTGCCTCGTCCTGTCGCTGGTGGCCAACCCCGGCGCGGGAGTCACCGACGCGCCGCTCCACCACGAGGAGGTGCTCGAAGCCGGTCGAGCGGCCGCTTCACGGGTCAAGAGCCTGCTCGCGGCGCTGCTCGGCGATCCCGCGCTCGACTGA
- a CDS encoding ABC transporter ATP-binding protein, with amino-acid sequence MTIAISMRGVDKSYRDAARTVEVLRAIDLAVEGGDRLAIVGPSGSGKSTLLHLLGGLDRPDAGEIVVGERSLANLGAAELAAFRNRTIGFVFQFQQLLADFTALENVMIPGRIAGIPAAELAVRARRLLAQVGMVEREEHFPSQLSGGEQQRVALCRALLLDPPLLLADEPTGSLDPESGAAVVELLETLQSGRGMTAIVVTHNPVLARRCDRILRLEGGALHSESV; translated from the coding sequence ATGACGATCGCGATATCGATGCGTGGTGTCGACAAGAGCTATCGCGACGCGGCCCGGACGGTGGAGGTGCTGCGCGCCATCGACCTCGCGGTGGAGGGCGGGGACCGGCTGGCCATCGTCGGGCCGTCGGGCTCCGGCAAGTCGACGCTCCTCCACCTCCTGGGCGGGCTCGACCGGCCGGACGCCGGAGAGATCGTGGTCGGAGAGCGATCCCTCGCCAACCTCGGCGCAGCCGAGCTCGCGGCCTTCCGCAACCGCACGATCGGCTTCGTCTTCCAGTTCCAGCAACTGCTGGCGGATTTCACGGCGCTCGAGAACGTCATGATTCCGGGACGGATCGCCGGCATCCCCGCGGCCGAGCTCGCCGTGCGCGCCCGCCGCCTCCTCGCGCAGGTGGGGATGGTGGAACGCGAGGAGCATTTTCCGTCGCAGCTCTCGGGTGGTGAGCAGCAGCGGGTGGCGCTGTGTCGCGCCCTGCTTCTCGACCCGCCGCTGCTGCTCGCCGACGAGCCCACGGGGAGCCTCGACCCGGAATCCGGCGCGGCGGTGGTCGAGCTCCTGGAGACTCTCCAGAGCGGCCGGGGGATGACCGCGATCGTGGTCACCCACAATCCGGTGCTGGCTCGGCGATGTGATAGAATTTTGCGGCTGGAAGGGGGAGCGCTGCACTCCGAAAGTGTTTGA
- a CDS encoding ABC transporter permease, translating to MSAGNLPFSLALALRYLRSTRKDAFVSFLSLVAAAGIGLGVAALVLALAALTGMQEALTSEILARTPALEVQLPARLGPAAVALLAESLRSDSEVTAVQQALSGKGWIVVSGRAMPVEVTGFEGEVPAQFPGASGEPPGLYLGDREAARLGIAPATIVTIASPRPTLTPFGPQPRAVNLRLAGLFHSGKSEQRARAALPIERAVQLFGADRPRRLLVTLTSLDAAAGVATRLSSRVPEGSRISTWQELNRPLFFALRLEKSVMFVAVSLIVVVAALALIADLSLIAANKRREIGLLIAMGGSAGTLRAAFCWLGAMLGGIGTLAGAAVGSAAAVILDRARLIRMPGDVYFLDYLPFAVPVRDLAVIVAVTLLWALACSWYGASRVAQLDPMAALRS from the coding sequence GTGAGCGCCGGCAATCTGCCGTTCTCTCTCGCGCTCGCCCTGCGCTATCTCCGCAGCACCCGCAAGGACGCCTTCGTCAGCTTTCTGTCGCTCGTGGCGGCGGCAGGCATCGGCCTCGGCGTCGCCGCGCTCGTGCTGGCGCTCGCGGCGCTCACCGGCATGCAGGAGGCGCTGACGAGCGAGATCCTGGCGCGCACGCCGGCGCTCGAGGTCCAGCTCCCGGCTCGCCTGGGACCGGCGGCGGTGGCCCTCCTGGCTGAGAGCCTCCGGAGCGACTCCGAGGTGACGGCGGTGCAGCAGGCGCTCTCCGGCAAGGGCTGGATCGTCGTTTCCGGCCGGGCCATGCCGGTCGAGGTGACCGGCTTCGAGGGCGAGGTACCGGCGCAGTTTCCAGGCGCCTCCGGCGAACCGCCGGGTCTCTACCTCGGCGACCGGGAGGCGGCGCGGCTGGGTATCGCCCCGGCGACCATCGTCACGATCGCCTCGCCGCGCCCGACCCTGACGCCTTTCGGGCCGCAACCGCGAGCCGTGAATCTGCGCCTCGCGGGACTCTTCCACTCCGGGAAGTCCGAGCAGCGGGCGCGGGCGGCGCTGCCGATCGAACGCGCCGTGCAGCTGTTCGGGGCGGACCGGCCGCGGCGCCTGCTCGTGACGCTCACCAGTCTCGATGCGGCGGCAGGAGTCGCCACGCGGCTCTCGTCCCGGGTTCCCGAGGGCTCACGCATTTCGACCTGGCAGGAGCTCAACCGCCCGCTCTTCTTCGCTCTGCGCCTGGAGAAGAGCGTGATGTTCGTCGCCGTCTCGTTGATCGTGGTCGTCGCCGCGCTCGCCCTGATCGCGGATCTCTCCCTGATCGCCGCCAACAAGCGGCGCGAGATCGGCCTGCTCATCGCCATGGGAGGGAGCGCCGGCACACTGCGCGCCGCGTTCTGCTGGCTGGGGGCGATGCTCGGCGGCATCGGCACCCTCGCCGGCGCGGCGGTCGGCTCGGCGGCGGCGGTGATCCTCGACCGGGCGCGGCTCATTCGCATGCCGGGAGACGTCTACTTCCTCGACTATCTGCCGTTCGCGGTGCCGGTCCGGGACCTCGCGGTCATCGTCGCCGTGACCCTGCTCTGGGCCCTCGCCTGCTCCTGGTACGGCGCTTCGCGCGTCGCGCAGCTCGATCCGATGGCGGCGTTGCGGTCATGA
- the lysS gene encoding lysine--tRNA ligase, with protein sequence MSELDEQIANRRRKRAELAARGVDAFPARCDFDLEPAAVQAQFGATSAEDLASGKQRLRVPGRVRAIREQGKLVFVDLHDGTAKLQLFIRRNLLDAASVELLDALDLGDYLLAEGELLRTRVGELSIAPERLTLLAKALRPLPEKWHGLADTEIRYRQRYLDLVANPESRRVFEIRAGIVSGLRAYFDRHGFLEVETPMMQAVPGGASARPFVTHHNALDIDLYLRIAPELYLKRLLVGGMHRVYEINRNFRNEGLSTQHNPEFTMLEFYWAYSNYEHLMDVTEELLVELAERILGTKKLLYKGKELDLTPPWPRLSMGAALQRFAGVSAEQTSTAAGLIAAFRERGIEVPKTALGAGGANYGLLLSALFEELCEEHLEQPVFIIDHPVEISPLSKQKPSDPRFTERFELYLGGMEIANAFSELNDPDVQAERFRQQLTAREAGDGEAHRFDADYVRALEHAMPPAGGEGIGIDRLTMIFADRASIRDVILFPLLRPERADTATEATTDEASGKAAGGVAAPAAAAGDAVETK encoded by the coding sequence ATGTCGGAGCTCGACGAACAGATCGCCAATCGCAGAAGGAAGCGCGCCGAACTGGCAGCGCGGGGAGTCGACGCCTTCCCGGCGCGGTGCGACTTCGACCTCGAACCCGCCGCCGTGCAGGCGCAGTTCGGTGCCACCAGCGCCGAAGATCTCGCGTCGGGCAAGCAACGGTTGCGTGTCCCGGGCCGCGTCCGGGCCATCCGCGAGCAGGGCAAGCTCGTTTTCGTCGACCTTCACGACGGCACCGCGAAGCTCCAGCTCTTCATCCGCAGGAACCTGCTCGACGCGGCCTCGGTCGAGCTGCTGGATGCCCTCGACCTCGGGGACTATCTGCTCGCCGAGGGCGAGCTGCTGCGGACCCGGGTGGGGGAGCTGTCCATCGCCCCCGAACGCCTGACCCTGCTCGCGAAGGCCCTGCGCCCGCTGCCGGAGAAGTGGCACGGTCTGGCCGACACCGAGATCCGCTACCGCCAGCGCTACCTCGACCTGGTGGCGAATCCCGAGTCGCGGCGCGTGTTCGAGATCCGGGCCGGCATCGTCAGCGGTTTGAGGGCCTACTTCGACCGCCACGGCTTCCTCGAGGTCGAGACGCCGATGATGCAGGCAGTACCGGGGGGTGCCTCGGCGCGCCCCTTCGTGACCCATCACAACGCGCTCGACATCGACCTCTACCTGCGCATCGCGCCCGAGCTCTACCTCAAGCGCCTCCTGGTCGGCGGTATGCACCGGGTTTACGAGATCAATCGCAACTTCCGCAACGAGGGGCTGTCGACCCAGCACAATCCCGAGTTCACGATGCTCGAGTTCTACTGGGCCTACAGCAATTACGAGCACCTCATGGACGTCACCGAGGAGCTGCTGGTCGAGCTTGCTGAGCGAATTCTGGGAACGAAGAAGCTTCTCTACAAAGGAAAAGAGCTGGATTTGACGCCGCCTTGGCCCAGGCTGAGCATGGGGGCCGCTCTGCAGCGCTTCGCGGGTGTGTCCGCAGAGCAGACTTCGACTGCCGCCGGTTTGATCGCGGCATTTCGCGAGCGCGGGATCGAAGTGCCGAAGACGGCGCTCGGTGCCGGCGGGGCCAACTATGGCCTTCTCCTGAGTGCGCTGTTCGAGGAGCTCTGCGAGGAGCACCTCGAGCAGCCGGTCTTCATCATCGACCATCCGGTCGAGATCTCGCCGTTGTCGAAGCAGAAGCCGTCGGACCCGCGTTTCACCGAGCGCTTCGAGCTCTACCTCGGTGGCATGGAGATCGCGAACGCCTTCTCGGAGTTGAACGATCCGGACGTTCAGGCGGAGCGCTTCCGCCAGCAGCTCACGGCGCGCGAGGCCGGCGATGGCGAGGCCCACCGCTTCGACGCCGATTATGTGCGGGCGCTCGAGCACGCCATGCCACCGGCCGGCGGCGAAGGCATCGGCATCGACCGCCTGACCATGATCTTCGCCGACCGCGCCTCGATCCGCGACGTCATTCTTTTTCCGCTGCTGCGCCCGGAGCGCGCCGACACCGCGACCGAAGCGACCACCGACGAGGCCTCGGGCAAGGCTGCAGGCGGAGTCGCGGCACCAGCCGCCGCGGCCGGAGACGCGGTCGAAACGAAGTGA